From Megalobrama amblycephala isolate DHTTF-2021 unplaced genomic scaffold, ASM1881202v1 scaffold443, whole genome shotgun sequence, a single genomic window includes:
- the LOC125261615 gene encoding uncharacterized protein LOC125261615, whose protein sequence is MPDLGITVAEQEQTIDIHDNSKNILMDLETTGDLQSDPEPESSESYQQKTKVASNEKGTVHILGQSKSPTKSAKFLKSQVNYCFVCGKPQTKFARHLERHVNENAEIALALQFPKSSKDRKVLLEKFRNLGNFKHNSVVKTTGSGCLKVKRSSKQSSIPETYDYCLYCKGMLSRKELSRHMKRCALRPENNVEEGPELRDRVFGIASAQSTMSQPISSELWSVLGKMHKDDVSTAIRNDHYLMQFAQSLFNKHGSDRSKHEYIRQKVRELGRLLVTLRHTTRIHNMEEAIKPGNFFILTSAVKRVSGFDNENNTFKAPSLALKIGHSLRKISDLIMCRALMEEDQEVIDSIRRFHTLHETKWSELVSHSALSNLSEAKYNKSTRLPLAKDVQKLQLYLGQQVELTKEKLADNPTAGTYAALAKVTLCQVILFNRRREGEVARMTVKNFEDRDMSQLNDDISTGLTEVEKRLCKQFARVELKGKKGRKVAVILTPDMTANLSLLISKRKECGVTENNNYLFAIPCSDGHYRGSLVNLQMLVEPKILKTSDQLTFANRSPQ, encoded by the coding sequence ATGCCAGATTTAGGCATTACTGTTGCTGAACAAGAACAGACCATAGATATACATGACAACAGTAAGAATATCCTGATGGATCTAGAAACTACTGGTGATCTCCAAAGTGACCCAGAACCAGAAAGCTCAGAGTCATACCAGCAGAAAACAAAAGTTGCGAGTAACGAAAAGGGTACTGTGCATATTCTTGGCCAAAGTAAATCCCCAACCAAATCAGCAAAATTCCTTAAAAGCCAAGTCAATTATTGTTTTGTATGTGGAAAACCTCAAACAAAATTTGCACGTCATCTCGAGAGGCatgtaaatgaaaatgctgAAATTGCTCTGGCACTCCAGTTCCCCAAATCATCAAAGGACAGAAAGGTTCTTCTTGAGAAATTCCGAAACCTTGGCAACTTCAAGCACAACTCAGTTGTTAAAACCACAGGATCAGGCTGTCTTAAAGTGAAAAGGAGTTCCAAACAGAGCAGCATCCCTGAGACGTATGATTACTGCTTGTACTGTAAGGGTATGTTATCCAGAAAAGAACTTTCTCGACATATGAAAAGATGTGCTCTAAGACCAGAGAATAATGTTGAAGAGGGACCTGAGTTGAGAGACAGAGTCTTTGGTATAGCATCTGCTCAATCCACAATGTCCCAGCCAATTTCAAGTGAACTTTGGTCAGTGCTGGGCAAAATGCACAAGGATGACGTGTCCACTGCAATAAGAAATGACCATTATCTCATGCAGTTTGCCCAGTCCCTCTTTAATAAGCATGGGAGTGACAGATCAAAGCATGAGTATATAAGACAGAAAGTAAGGGAACTTGGGAGATTACTTGTGACTTTGCGCCACACAACAAGAATCCATAACATGGAAGAGGCAATAAAACCAGGCAACTTCTTTATTCTTACTAGTGCTGTCAAGAGAGTTTCGGGTTTTGATAATGAAAACAACACGTTCAAAGCCCCAAGTTTGGCCCTGAAAATTGGGCATTCTCTCAGAAAGATAAGTGACCTCATCATGTGTCGTGCTCTCATGGAAGAGGACCAAGAGGTGATCGATTCCATCAGGAGGTTTCATACACTTCATGAAACAAAGTGGTCTGAATTAGTTTCCCATTCTGCCTTATCAAACCTGAGTGAGGCAAAATACAACAAGAGCACCAGGCTTCCACTGGCCAAAGACGTTCAGAAGCTACAGTTATATCTTGGTCAGCAAGTGGAATTGACTAAGGAGAAACTAGCCGATAACCCAACAGCAGGCACTTATGCAGCACTAGCAAAGGTGACCCTCTGCCAAGTCATTTTGTTTAATAGGAGGAGGGAAGGTGAAGTGGCACGGATGACTGTAAAAAATTTTGAAGATCGTGACATGTCCCAACTAAACGATGACATAAGCACTGGGCTTACAGAAGTTGAGAAGAGACTTTGCAAACAATTCGCCAGAGTGGAACTGAAGGGGAAAAAAGGACGAAAGGTTGCTGTGATCCTGACTCCTGATATGACTGCTAACCTGTCACTCCTCATTAGTAAGAGGAAAGAGTGTGGAGTAACTGAAAACAACAATTACCTCTTCGCTATTCCTTGTAGTGATGGTCACTACAGAGGCAGTTTGGTCAATTTGCAGATGCTTGTGGAGCCGAAGATCCTCAAAACCTCAGATCAACTAACCTTCGCAAACAGATCGCCACAATAA